From the Astyanax mexicanus isolate ESR-SI-001 chromosome 9, AstMex3_surface, whole genome shotgun sequence genome, one window contains:
- the slc12a3 gene encoding solute carrier family 12 member 3 produces MEEAPQSNEVINLTTFRGQYSISPPISNGGDNRRFAVDENGGYDVNGRASRSSAVLSGYDTMDTPPNYDFYANTEVFGRTRKIRPSLFQLHSNPEDDSSPPPLYEETSGNKESPEDELAEPPPEPTRFGWVQGVMIRCMLNIWGVILYLRLPWITAQAGIGLTWVIILLSSCITGITGLSTSAIATNGKVKGGGTYFLISRSLGPELGGSIGLIFAFANAVAVAMHTVGFAETVQALMQESGTSMVDPLNDIRIIGVITVTCLLAISMAGMEWESKAQVLFFFVIMVSFANYIVGTIIPATPQKQAKGFFSYRADIFAENFVPNWRGPGGSFFGMFSIFFPSATGILAGANISGDLKDPNVAIPRGTMLAIFWTTVSYLIISATIGSCVIRDASGSLNDTLMSGPGAEDCLGLGCSYGWNFSDCITNKTCTYGLSNYYQTMSMVSGFAPLIAAGIFGATLSSALACLVSAPKVFQCLCKDRLYPVIGFFGKGYGKNDEPYRSYLLTYVIAVCFILIAELNTIAPIISNFFLCSYALINFSCFHASITNSPGWRPSFRFYSKWASLVGAVVSVIIMFLLTWWAALIAIGIVIFLLAYVLYKKPSVNWGSSVQAGSYNMALSQCVGLNQVEEHIKNYRPQCLVLTGPPSLRPALVDFVGTFTKNQSLMLCGNIVVGGPSPDAVDAANSSSHVAWLNKRGIKSFYHGVVADDLRTGTQMLLQGAGLGRIRPNVLMLGFKKNWTKCPPTSIENYIGILHDAFDLQYGVCILRMKDVLDLSYQMQAHVNPGFDPATEPGLDARNISTSMDPESLIAMTQPSTVFQTKQEKKTIDVYWLFDDGGLTLLLPYLLKRKKRWGRCKVRVFVGGEIQHAEEQKQELTALISKFRLGFHEIQILPDINEKPQPEHVKKFEDLLGPYRAHAMQKNGERGAQTFSECPWTVSDEDFEKNLAKSFRQIRLNEVLKDYSRDAALIIVTMPIGRRGACPSALYMAWLETVCRDLRPPVLLVRGNQENVLTFYCQ; encoded by the exons ATGGAGGAGGCCCCACAGTCTAATGAGGTGATCAACCTCACCACGTTCAGAGGCCAGTATTCCATCTCTCCACCAATTTCCAATGGTGGGGACAACCGCAGGTTTGCTGTGGACGAGAACGGTGGTTATGATGTCAATGGAAGAGCCTCTCGCAGTTCTGCGGTGTTGTCTGGATATGATACAATGGATACACCGCCAAACTATGACTTTTATGCCAACACAGAAGTGTTTGGGAGGACACGGAAAATAAGACCATCTCTGTTCCAGCTTCATTCCAACCCTGAG GATGACTCCTCTCCACCTCCCCTGTATGAGGAGACAAGTGGTAACAAGGAGAGCCCAGAGGATGAGCTAGCAGAACCTCCTCCAGAGCCGACTCGCTTCGGTTGGGTACAGGGGGTCATG ATTCGTTGTATGCTCAACATCTGGGGAGTGATCCTGTACCTCAGGCTTCCCTGGATCACAGCTCAAGCTGGGATTG GTTTGACCTGGGTTATAATCCTTCTGTCCTCCTGCATCACTGGAATCACCGGCCTCTCCACATCTGCCATTGCCACCAACGGCAAAGTGAAAGGAG GTGGGACTTACTTCCTAATCTCACGCAGTCTGGGCCCGGAGCTGGGGGGCTCTATTGGACTCATCTTTGCGTTTGCTAATGCGGTGGCCGTGGCCATGCACACTGTGGGCTTCGCTGAGACTGTACAGGCTCTCATGCAG GAAAGTGGTACAAGCATGGTGGACCCTTTAAATGACATTCGCATCATCGGTGTCATTACTGTCACCTGTCTGCTGGCCATTTCAATGGCTGGTATGGAGTGGGAGTCAAAG GCTCAGGTTTTGTTCTTCTTTGTTATCATGGTCTCTTTTGCAAACTACATTGTGGGTACCATCATCCCAGCCACCCCACAGAAGCAGGCAAAAGGCTTCTTCAGCTACAGAG CGGACATTTTTGCTGAAAACTTTGTGCCCAACTGGCGTGGGCCAGGGGGCAGcttttttggcatgttctccatcTTCTTCCCCTCAGCCACCGGCATTCTCGCAGGGGCCAATATCTCTGGAGACCTGAAG GATCCCAATGTGGCTATCCCCCGGGGCACAATGCTAGCCATTTTCTGGACCACTGTGTCTTATCTCATCATCTCAGCTACTATTG GCTCCTGTGTTATCCGAGATGCCTCTGGTAGCCTTAATGACACATTAATGTCTGGGCCTGGTGCTGAAGACTGCCTGGGATTGGGCTGCAGCTATGGCTGGAACTTTAGTGACTGCATCACCAACAAGACCTGCACTTATGGCCTTAGTAACTATTATCAG acTATGAGCATGGTGTCTGGATTTGCTCCTCTGATTGCAGCTGGTATATTTGGAGCTACTCTGTCCTCAGCACTGGCTTGCCTGGTTTCAGCACCCAAAGTATTTCAG TGCCTGTGCAAAGACAGGTTGTATCCGGTGATTGGCTTTTTTGGGAAGGGCTATGGGAAGAACGATGAGCCATACAGAAGCTACCTCCTAACCTATGTGATTGCTGTTTGCTTCATTCTTATTG CTGAGCTGAACACCATCGCTCCCATCATCTCCAACTTCTTCCTGTGCTCCTACGCCCTCATTAACTTCAGCTGTTTCCATGCCTCCATCACCAACTCTCCTG GCTGGCGTCCCTCTTTCCGCTTCTACAGTAAGTGGGCGTCTTTAGTGGGTGCTGTGGTGTCGGTCATCATCATGTTCCTCCTCACCTGGTGGGCCGCTCTCATAGCCATAGGGATAGTGATCTTTCTGCTGGCATACGTGCTTTACAAGAAACCAT ctGTAAACTGGGGATCCTCAGTGCAAGCAGGCTCCTATAACATGGCACTGTCCCAGTGTGTGGGTCTCAACCAAGTAGAAGAACACATAAAGAActacag ACCTCAGTGTCTGGTTCTCACTGGGCCACCCAGTTTGCGGCCAGCTCTGGTGGACTTTGTAGGTACCTTCACCAAAAACCAGAGTTTGATGTTGTGTGGAAACATTGTTGTT GGAGGACCTTCACCTGATGCTGTGGATGCTGCCAACAGTAGCAGTCATGTGGCGTGGCTCAACAAGAGAGGCATCAAGTCTTTCTATCATGGAGTGGTTGCTGATGATCTGCGCACTGGAACCCAGATGTTGCTGCAG GGTGCAGGTTTAGGTCGTATCCGGCCTAACGTCTTAATGTTGGGATTTAAGAAGAACTGGACCAAGTGTCCACCAACCAGCATAGAAAATTATATTGGAATTTTACA TGATGCATTTGACCTACAGTATGGAGTGTGCATTCTGCGGATGAAGGACGTTCTTGATTTGTCTTATCAAATGCAAGCACATG TTAACCCAGGGTTTGATCCAGCTACAGAACCAGGACTAGATGCCAGAAACATCAGCACATCAA TGGATCCTGAATCGCTTATAGCCATGACTCAACCCAGCACCGTCTTTCAGACTAAGCAAGAAAAGAAGACTATTGATGTGTATTGGCTGTTTGATGATGGAG GCCTGACGCTACTGCTGCCGTACCTTCTGAAGCGTAAGAAGCGCTGGGGCAGGTGTAAAGTGAGAGTGTTTGTGGGAGGAGAGATTCAACATGCTGAGGAACAGAAACAAGA GCTAACAGCTCTCATCAGCAAGTTTCGCCTTGGATTCCATGAGATTCAAATCCTCCCTGACATCAACGAGAAACCTCAGCCTGAACA TGTTAAGAAGTTTGAAGACCTGTTAGGGCCATACAGGGCACATGCTATGCAAAAGAATGGAGAAAGAGGTGCCCAGACCTTCAGTGAGTGTCCGTGGACAGTGTCTGATGAAGATTTTGAAAAGAATTTGGCAAAG TCTTTCAGACAGATCCGCCTTAACGAAGTCCTAAAGGACTACTCGAGAGATGCTGCATTGATTATTGT GACCATGCCCATAGGCCGGAGAGGAGCCTGCCCGAGTGCACTCTACATGGCTTGGCTGGAGACCGTGTGCCGTGACCTGCGACCTCCAGTCCTGCTGGTCAGGGGGAACCAGGAGAATGTCCTCACTTTCTACTGCCAGTGA
- the herpud1 gene encoding homocysteine-responsive endoplasmic reticulum-resident ubiquitin-like domain member 1 protein, whose protein sequence is MEDLNVQEKGEISLVVKTPNQIHGDQLVEGVNINWTVKDLKTHLTRVYPSKPPEKDQRLIYSGKLLPDHLHIKDIFRQMDTVPIIHLVCAFKPQPGPQQGAIPKVKPAEQQPSSASAPAPARQSTNSAAPAPSVPTVPSTSGLRQRGHPAPAVPHAAWPATGTGTSTSTPAAMNHPAFPTYSLYSPQQLLWLQHMYARQYYMQYQAAMAAATTPVAPPAPSTLPVAQHQAAVPAALPNQGPIDNLPANQNAPDPAFINPEGANQNLRMNAQGGPVMEDEDDVERDWLDWVYTASRFAVFLSIVYFYSNLSRFILVMSSLFLMYLHTAGWFPFRHRAQARVPNQPAPAPEVIQNQQNLNLNQEEQPEPVAAPAEAENTEEAETEAEAEEEAVVQPSMTAVPVSPVRPPILWTAWIFFKAFFASLIPEVPQGVAN, encoded by the exons ATGGAGGACCTGAATGTTCAGGAGAAAGGAGAGATATCTCTTGTGGTTAAAACACCCAATCAGATACATGGCGACCAGCTGGTGGAGGGTGTAAATATTAACTGGACGGTGAAGGATCTGAAAACTCATCTGACAAGAGTTTATCCATCCAAACCG CCTGAGAAAGACCAGAGGCTTATCTACTCCGGAAAGCTGCTTCCAGACCACCTGCATATCAAAGATATTTTCAGACAG ATGGACACCGTACCCATTATTCACCTTGTTTGTGCTTTCAAACCCCAGCCTGGTCCTCAGCAGGGTGCCATACCCAAG GTCAAaccagcagagcagcagcccTCTTCGGCTTCAGCTCCAGCTCCCGCTCGGCAGAGCACAAACTCTGCCGCTCCAGCGCCATCTGTGCCTACTGTGCCCTCCACCAGCGGCCTCAGACAGCGGGGTCACCCCGCCCCTGCTGTGCCCCATGCAGCATGGCCTGCCACAGGCACTGGCACGAGCACATCCAC GCCAGCAGCAATGAACCATCCAGCCTTCCCTACTTACTCACTGTACAGTCCACAGCAGCTACTGTGGCTGCAGCATATGTATGCTCGCCAGTACTACATGCAGTA CCAAGCTGCCATGGCAGCTGCCACTACTCCTGTGGCCCCTCCTGCTCCTTCTACACTTCCTGTTGCTCAACATCAAGCTGCTGTACCTGCAGCTCTGCCAAATCAGGGCCCGATTGACAACCTGCCAGCCAATCAGAATGCCCCAGACCCTGCCTTCATCAACCCGGAAGGAGCCAATCAAAATCTGCGGATGAATGCACAGGGTGGGCCAGTAATGGAGGATGAGGATGACGTGGAGCGTGATTGGCTTGATTGGGTTTACACTGCCAGCCGTTTTGCTGTGTTCCTGAGCATCGTTTACTTCTACTCCAACTTGAGTCGCTTCATCTTAGTGATGAGCAGCCTGTTCCTCATGTACCT GCACACTGCAGGCTGGTTCCCTTTCAGACACAGAGCTCAGGCCAGGGTACCAAATCAGCCTGCACCTGCACCTGAGGTCATTCAGAATCAGCAGAACCTGAATCTGAACCAAGAAGAGCAGCCAGAGCCG GTGGCAGCCCCTGCTGAAGCAGAGAACACTGAGGAGGCTGAGACTGAGGCAGAGGCTGAGGAGGAAGCTGTTGTTCAGCCCTCTATGACCGCAGTTCCTGTATCCCCAGTTAGACCTCCCATTCTCTGGACAGCCTGGATcttttttaaagccttttttgCCTCCTTGATCCCTGAGGTTCCTCAGGGTGTAGCCAACTGA